One stretch of Streptomyces sp. MMBL 11-1 DNA includes these proteins:
- a CDS encoding ATP-dependent DNA helicase UvrD2 yields MTAATHSTLFPQVPETPDAVLDGLDPEQREVALALHGPVCVLAGAGTGKTRAITHRIAYGVRAGILQPATVLAVTFTNRAAGEMRGRLRQLGATGVQARTFHSAALRQLQYFWPKAVGGELPRLLERKVQLVAEAAARCQLRLDRNELRDVTSEIEWAKVTQTVPADYPAAVEKNRRDAPRDPAELSQVYSMYEQLKRDRSVIDFEDVLLLTVGILQDRGDIAEHVRGQYQHFVVDEYQDVSPLQQRLLDLWVGDRDDLCVVGDASQTIYSFTGATPDHLLNFRTRHPGATVVKLVRDYRSTPQVVHLANGLLSQAHGRAAEHRLELVSQRDKGPEPVYTEYSDEPTEAEGTARRIRDLVAAGVPAGEIAVLYRVNSQSEVYEQALADAGVPYQLRGAERFFERAEVREAGTALRGAARAGRNDSLLDDAEGLPSQVRAVLSTKGWTSRPPAGSGAVRDRWESLAALVRLAEDFETAKPGATLTDLVRELDERAAAQHAPTVQGVTLASLHSAKGLEWDAVFLVGLTEGMMPIAYARTDEQVEEERRLMYVGITRARVHLSLSWALSRSPGGRASRRPTRFLNGLRPGSAAPGARSGAGGGGGIDRGTGRAAGASRAPAVERKHRGPVRCRVCGRTLTDAGEMKLMRCEECPSDMDEGLYGRLYDWRSAQAALLGQPDFCVFTEKTLMAIAEAVPSTEGELVVIAGVGNRKLNRFGADVLAICAGETVDGEPEEGVDES; encoded by the coding sequence GTGACAGCAGCAACGCACTCCACCCTCTTCCCACAGGTCCCCGAGACCCCGGACGCCGTGCTCGACGGGCTCGACCCCGAGCAGCGCGAGGTGGCCCTGGCCCTGCACGGACCGGTGTGCGTGCTGGCCGGGGCCGGCACGGGCAAGACCCGCGCGATCACCCACCGCATCGCCTACGGGGTGCGGGCGGGCATCCTCCAGCCGGCCACCGTGCTCGCCGTCACCTTCACCAACCGGGCCGCCGGAGAGATGCGCGGCCGCCTGCGACAGCTCGGCGCGACCGGCGTCCAGGCACGGACGTTCCACTCCGCCGCCCTCCGGCAGCTTCAGTACTTCTGGCCGAAAGCAGTCGGTGGTGAGCTGCCCCGGCTGCTGGAGCGGAAGGTGCAGCTGGTAGCCGAGGCCGCCGCCCGCTGTCAGCTCCGGCTCGACCGCAACGAGCTCCGGGACGTCACCAGCGAGATCGAGTGGGCCAAGGTCACCCAGACCGTCCCCGCCGACTATCCGGCGGCGGTCGAGAAGAACCGGCGGGACGCCCCCCGCGACCCGGCGGAGCTCTCCCAGGTCTACTCGATGTACGAGCAGCTCAAGCGCGACCGGTCGGTGATCGACTTCGAGGACGTGCTGCTGCTCACCGTCGGCATCCTCCAGGACCGCGGCGACATCGCCGAGCACGTGCGCGGCCAGTACCAGCACTTCGTCGTCGACGAGTACCAGGACGTGAGCCCGCTCCAGCAGCGGCTGCTCGACCTCTGGGTCGGCGACCGGGACGATCTCTGCGTCGTCGGCGACGCCAGCCAGACGATCTACTCCTTCACCGGGGCCACCCCCGACCACCTGCTGAACTTCCGCACCCGCCACCCGGGGGCGACCGTGGTCAAGCTGGTGCGGGACTACCGCTCCACCCCCCAGGTCGTCCACCTCGCCAACGGCCTGCTGAGCCAGGCCCACGGCAGGGCCGCCGAGCACCGGCTGGAGCTGGTCTCGCAGCGCGACAAGGGGCCCGAGCCCGTCTACACCGAGTATTCCGACGAGCCCACCGAGGCCGAGGGCACCGCCCGGCGCATCCGCGATCTCGTCGCCGCGGGCGTGCCGGCCGGTGAGATCGCCGTGCTCTACCGCGTCAACTCCCAGTCCGAGGTCTACGAGCAGGCCCTCGCGGACGCCGGGGTGCCCTACCAGCTGCGCGGCGCCGAGCGCTTCTTCGAGCGGGCCGAGGTCCGCGAGGCGGGCACCGCCCTGCGCGGCGCGGCCCGCGCCGGGCGCAACGACTCCCTGCTCGACGACGCGGAGGGGCTGCCGTCCCAGGTGCGGGCGGTGCTCTCCACCAAGGGCTGGACCAGCCGGCCGCCCGCCGGATCGGGGGCCGTGCGCGACCGCTGGGAGTCGCTGGCCGCGCTGGTGCGCCTCGCGGAGGACTTCGAGACGGCGAAGCCCGGGGCGACCCTCACCGACCTGGTCCGTGAGCTGGACGAACGGGCGGCCGCCCAGCACGCCCCGACGGTCCAGGGAGTGACCCTGGCATCGCTGCACTCGGCGAAGGGCCTGGAATGGGACGCCGTGTTCCTGGTCGGCCTGACCGAGGGCATGATGCCGATCGCCTACGCCAGGACCGACGAGCAGGTGGAGGAGGAGCGGCGCCTGATGTACGTCGGGATCACCCGCGCCCGCGTCCATCTCTCGCTCTCCTGGGCGCTGTCCCGGTCGCCTGGCGGCCGGGCGAGCCGTCGGCCGACCCGCTTCCTGAACGGGCTGCGCCCGGGCTCGGCGGCCCCGGGCGCGCGGAGCGGGGCCGGGGGCGGCGGGGGCATCGACCGGGGCACCGGCCGGGCCGCGGGGGCGAGCCGGGCTCCGGCGGTCGAGCGGAAGCACCGGGGCCCGGTGCGGTGCCGGGTCTGCGGACGCACGCTCACCGACGCGGGCGAGATGAAGCTGATGCGTTGCGAGGAGTGCCCCTCGGACATGGACGAGGGGCTGTACGGGCGGCTGTACGACTGGCGCTCCGCCCAGGCGGCCCTGCTGGGCCAGCCCGACTTCTGCGTGTTCACCGAGAAGACCCTCATGGCGATCGCCGAGGCCGTTCCGTCCACCGAGGGCGAGCTGGTCGTCATCGCCGGCGTCGGCAATCGGAAGTTGAACCGCTTCGGCGCCGACGTTCTGGCTATCTGTGCAGGTGAGACGGTTGACGGTGAGCCCGAGGAGGGTGTCGACGAGAGCTGA
- a CDS encoding AIM24 family protein: MQSPLFSHTEQQTQDRYAIQNPQLLRVSLTGHDDVLARKGAMVAYQGLMDFDGEYQSQGQRRARANTGEGLDLMRVSGQGTVYLANLAQYIHVVDVDREGMTVDSSYVLALDSSLHTEVIAVDSQYGISGSGKYQLNISGSGKVALMTSGRPLMMQVTPEKYVNADADAIVAWSSSLRVQMQAQTHSAGVFRRRGNTGEGWELSFLGQGFALVQPSEVMPPQSAQIGQGARAQFGMGQQGSHGQNQNNAWN, translated from the coding sequence ATGCAGAGTCCGCTTTTCAGCCACACCGAGCAGCAGACCCAGGACCGCTACGCGATCCAGAACCCGCAGCTCCTGCGGGTCTCGCTGACCGGCCACGACGACGTCCTCGCCCGCAAGGGCGCGATGGTCGCCTACCAGGGCCTGATGGACTTCGACGGGGAATACCAGTCCCAGGGCCAGCGCCGCGCCCGCGCGAACACCGGCGAGGGCCTCGACCTGATGCGCGTGTCCGGCCAGGGCACCGTCTACCTCGCCAACCTCGCCCAGTACATCCACGTCGTGGACGTCGACCGCGAGGGGATGACCGTGGACAGCTCCTACGTCCTCGCGCTCGACTCCTCGCTGCACACCGAGGTCATCGCGGTGGACAGCCAGTACGGGATCTCCGGCAGCGGCAAGTACCAGCTCAACATCTCCGGCTCGGGCAAGGTCGCCCTCATGACCTCGGGCCGGCCCCTGATGATGCAGGTCACGCCCGAGAAGTACGTCAACGCCGATGCCGACGCGATCGTCGCCTGGTCCAGCTCCCTGCGTGTGCAGATGCAGGCCCAGACGCACTCCGCCGGTGTCTTCCGGCGTCGCGGCAACACCGGGGAGGGCTGGGAGCTGAGCTTCCTCGGCCAGGGCTTCGCCCTGGTCCAGCCGAGCGAGGTCATGCCTCCGCAGAGCGCCCAGATCGGTCAGGGCGCCCGAGCCCAGTTCGGCATGGGCCAGCAGGGCTCCCACGGCCAGAACCAGAACAACGCCTGGAACTGA
- a CDS encoding ThiF family adenylyltransferase, whose translation MYPMLKPALRRAWRGRNTVQFGVTPAHAVALGPVDLATGSFLELLDGTRGLRLLHEEARALDLSEHQVDTLLTRLAEAGLLDDPRSAGPGSDVLCRRAEVMDRQRPDVASLSVVRPEPGGGTRRMAARRAMRVQVRGAGRVGASIASVLSGAGVGHVEVLDGGRAEPWDVAPAGLPPAAVGERRDVAARRLVRRSAPGPAPRRATADGAEAGLPGSAGQPVLSLIVVAPRDGLAVYAPVADTAGPWIASGTPHLYAGVIEATGVVGPLVLPGGTGCAGCLELHRADRDPQWPRMLAQWRSGRRGAVPACDLGLATAVAGLAAAHALAFLDGDLPASTGARWEAALPLLDWRSEPIGPHPDCSCGAAGSTMRERPSGALPAQDTMAG comes from the coding sequence ATGTATCCGATGCTGAAGCCCGCACTGCGTCGCGCCTGGCGCGGACGGAACACCGTGCAATTCGGTGTGACACCCGCACATGCTGTGGCGCTCGGACCGGTGGACCTCGCCACGGGGAGCTTTCTGGAACTGCTCGACGGCACGCGCGGGCTGCGGCTCCTGCACGAGGAGGCCCGCGCTCTGGACCTGTCGGAACATCAGGTGGACACCCTGCTGACCCGGTTGGCGGAGGCTGGGCTCCTGGACGACCCGAGGTCGGCCGGTCCGGGTTCCGATGTCCTGTGTCGTCGCGCCGAGGTGATGGACCGCCAGCGCCCCGATGTGGCCTCCCTGTCGGTCGTCCGCCCCGAGCCGGGGGGCGGCACGCGCCGGATGGCGGCCCGGCGGGCGATGCGGGTCCAGGTACGGGGAGCCGGCCGGGTCGGGGCGTCCATCGCCTCGGTGCTCTCGGGTGCGGGGGTGGGGCATGTGGAAGTGCTCGACGGGGGCCGGGCCGAGCCCTGGGACGTGGCGCCCGCGGGGCTCCCCCCGGCAGCCGTGGGGGAACGGCGCGACGTGGCGGCCCGCCGACTCGTCCGCCGGTCCGCACCGGGACCGGCTCCCCGGCGAGCGACGGCGGACGGAGCGGAGGCCGGCCTGCCGGGGAGCGCCGGACAGCCCGTCCTGTCCCTGATCGTCGTCGCGCCCCGGGACGGCCTCGCGGTGTACGCACCCGTCGCGGACACGGCCGGCCCCTGGATCGCGTCGGGCACTCCTCACCTCTACGCCGGAGTGATCGAGGCCACCGGGGTGGTCGGGCCTCTCGTCCTGCCCGGGGGCACGGGCTGCGCGGGGTGCCTGGAGCTGCACCGTGCGGACCGGGATCCGCAGTGGCCCCGGATGCTGGCGCAGTGGCGATCCGGGCGGCGGGGAGCGGTGCCCGCCTGCGATCTGGGGCTCGCGACGGCGGTCGCCGGTCTCGCCGCGGCACATGCCCTCGCGTTTCTGGACGGGGACCTCCCTGCCAGTACCGGAGCTCGCTGGGAGGCCGCTCTCCCGTTGCTGGACTGGCGTTCCGAGCCGATCGGCCCGCACCCGGACTGCTCCTGCGGGGCGGCCGGGAGCACTATGAGGGAACGGCCCTCCGGTGCTCTTCCGGCGCAGGACACAATGGCGGGGTGA
- a CDS encoding M48 metallopeptidase family protein, producing MPADPSPGFAGEPPAPSAGSHQRSAAAHPARASATSAVEVRRSTRRRKSVSAYREGDRTIVLIPARMSEAEERRWVGVMLDRLAAQESKRVLGDTELAERAGRLSAQYFDGRARPVSVRWVTNQNTRWGSCTPAEGSIRLSHRLQGMPEYVVDYVLLHELAHLLVPGHGPRFWRLLEAYPRTERARGYLEGVVAADRLPHLPAAREE from the coding sequence GTGCCCGCCGACCCGTCGCCCGGCTTCGCCGGGGAGCCCCCCGCGCCCAGCGCCGGAAGCCATCAGCGCAGCGCGGCAGCCCATCCGGCCCGCGCTTCGGCGACGAGCGCGGTCGAGGTCCGCCGGAGCACCCGACGCAGGAAGTCGGTCTCCGCGTACCGGGAGGGCGACCGCACGATCGTGCTCATCCCGGCCCGGATGTCGGAGGCGGAGGAGCGGCGCTGGGTGGGGGTGATGCTGGACAGGCTCGCCGCCCAGGAGAGCAAGCGCGTCCTGGGCGACACTGAACTCGCGGAGCGTGCCGGGCGCTTGTCCGCCCAGTATTTCGACGGTCGCGCCCGGCCCGTCTCGGTGCGCTGGGTGACCAACCAGAACACCCGCTGGGGCTCCTGCACGCCTGCCGAGGGCAGCATCAGGCTCTCGCACCGGCTGCAGGGCATGCCGGAGTACGTGGTCGACTACGTACTCCTCCACGAGCTGGCACATCTGCTCGTTCCCGGACACGGTCCGCGGTTCTGGCGGCTGCTGGAGGCGTACCCGCGCACCGAGCGCGCCCGTGGGTATCTGGAGGGTGTCGTGGCTGCCGACCGGCTGCCCCACCTGCCCGCCGCCCGCGAGGAGTGA
- a CDS encoding WhiB family transcriptional regulator: MHIETHAPSVPLSTPISPPGSTEDSALTPLTTLTALDDAIENLGVPVPCRSYDPEVFFAESPADVEYAKSLCRTCPLVEACLAGAKDRREPWGVWGGELFVQGVVVARKRPRGRPRKNPVAA, from the coding sequence GTGCACATCGAAACGCACGCCCCGTCAGTACCGCTTTCCACCCCGATCTCGCCGCCCGGCTCCACGGAGGACTCCGCCTTGACCCCGCTCACCACGCTCACCGCGCTCGACGACGCCATCGAGAACCTCGGCGTGCCCGTTCCCTGCCGTTCCTACGACCCGGAGGTCTTCTTCGCCGAGTCGCCCGCCGATGTCGAGTACGCCAAGTCCCTCTGCCGCACCTGCCCGCTCGTCGAGGCCTGCCTCGCCGGGGCGAAGGACCGCCGCGAGCCGTGGGGTGTCTGGGGCGGCGAGCTCTTCGTCCAGGGCGTCGTCGTGGCCCGCAAGCGTCCGCGTGGCCGTCCGCGCAAGAACCCGGTCGCAGCGTGA
- a CDS encoding NUDIX hydrolase, translated as MTLHDDAVLVLKGYAPGDEHGDQAELRQAYLDHLAQHDDGMWKACGAGHLTASALVIDPVRGKVLLTLHRKLRMWLQMGGHCEPQDGGLEAAALREATEESGITGLTLLPGGPVRLDRHPIPAPCNWHLDVQYAALAPAGAAERISEESLELRWFDYEDVPGVADASVERLLKAARSRL; from the coding sequence GTGACCCTGCACGACGACGCCGTTCTCGTACTGAAGGGGTATGCCCCCGGGGACGAGCACGGTGACCAGGCGGAGCTGCGTCAGGCCTATCTGGACCACCTGGCCCAACACGACGACGGCATGTGGAAGGCGTGCGGTGCCGGGCATCTGACCGCCAGCGCCCTGGTGATCGATCCGGTGCGGGGGAAGGTTCTGCTGACCCTGCACCGCAAGCTCCGGATGTGGCTCCAGATGGGCGGTCACTGCGAACCGCAGGACGGCGGCCTGGAGGCGGCGGCGCTCCGTGAGGCGACGGAGGAGTCCGGCATCACGGGGCTCACCCTGCTGCCCGGTGGACCGGTCCGGCTGGACCGGCACCCGATTCCGGCTCCCTGCAACTGGCACCTCGACGTGCAGTACGCGGCGCTGGCCCCGGCCGGAGCGGCGGAGCGGATCAGCGAGGAGTCCCTGGAGCTGCGCTGGTTCGACTACGAGGACGTGCCCGGTGTGGCCGACGCCTCCGTCGAACGCCTGCTGAAGGCGGCGCGGTCCCGGCTGTAG
- a CDS encoding AIM24 family protein, with the protein MNQQLAGFAPTPVTARMENHGKTMLKVAMASGQDLFARTGSMVAYEGFIQYEPNPPAARQIASQWITGEGAPVMKCSGDGLLYLADYGADVVVVNLNNDSISVNGTNLLAFDAHLTWGVEKVKGLAKFAGQGLWNVVVQGTGWVAITSRGTPIVVDCGRGEDETYVDPDALVAWSPNLKVKGKRSFKAGSLIGRGSGEAYQMGFSGQGIVVVQPSEDSTDRLRIRN; encoded by the coding sequence ATGAATCAGCAACTCGCGGGCTTCGCCCCGACCCCGGTCACGGCCCGTATGGAGAACCACGGCAAGACCATGCTCAAGGTCGCCATGGCCTCCGGGCAGGACCTCTTCGCGCGCACCGGCTCGATGGTGGCGTACGAGGGCTTCATCCAGTACGAGCCCAACCCGCCCGCCGCCCGTCAGATCGCCTCCCAGTGGATCACCGGCGAGGGCGCACCCGTCATGAAGTGCTCCGGCGACGGACTGCTCTACCTCGCCGACTACGGCGCCGACGTGGTCGTCGTCAACCTCAACAACGACTCGATCTCCGTCAACGGCACCAACCTCCTCGCCTTCGACGCCCACCTCACCTGGGGCGTCGAGAAGGTCAAGGGGCTCGCCAAGTTCGCCGGACAGGGCCTGTGGAACGTCGTCGTCCAGGGCACCGGGTGGGTCGCCATCACCTCGCGCGGCACCCCGATCGTCGTCGACTGCGGACGCGGCGAGGACGAGACGTACGTCGACCCGGACGCGCTCGTCGCCTGGTCCCCGAACCTCAAGGTGAAGGGCAAGCGGAGCTTCAAGGCCGGCTCGCTGATCGGCCGCGGCAGCGGCGAGGCGTACCAGATGGGCTTCTCCGGCCAGGGCATCGTCGTCGTCCAGCCGAGCGAGGACAGCACGGACCGTCTGCGGATCCGGAACTGA
- a CDS encoding TerD family protein has protein sequence MAREFQRGHKAKISDLTPGTDLYVGVQIAAPGLTFDISCFGLDAHEQLSDDRYFIFFNQPKSPEESIQLLGAQSGDTESFRVTLDRVPAAIQKLSFTATLDGPGQMSQIGPGYIRIVAGGEEVVRYSFTGSEFTTERAVMLGDFYLKDVWRFAAVGQGFDGGLDALLKNFGGEVAEEEAPAAAAPAAVPGFAPPAQAAAPPAFGAPPAPQAPQPAPSFGAPPAPTPPPAPQQPVHAAPTIASPLAPQMPQAPVAPQAPVAPQAPQAPQAPSPYGQPPQPQPHPSPFGQVPGQGAPPAAPFGQQAPAPYGQPAPAPYGQQPPVGMPPGVPQGVPQGAPATGAGLQAALQPYKETATGQRWTPQNQQLMRVDLTMGGGGVLARQGSMVMYQGKVDFGYKSAGFVGRAVGNATGQEMQLMRCTGRGQVFLAEEGSYLHPIELQGDAICVSAENVLAFDESLQYEVRRVEGHGIPGGALFTMQFQGTGTVIVKTHGTPVVLPVTPTTFADCNAVVAWSAASQVIVSSQVRLRRNAYPGHSGETVNLQFRGAPGNFIVVQPYEV, from the coding sequence ATGGCCAGGGAATTCCAACGCGGCCACAAGGCCAAGATCAGTGATCTCACGCCAGGGACGGATCTGTACGTAGGTGTGCAGATCGCGGCCCCGGGGCTGACTTTCGACATCAGCTGCTTCGGCCTCGACGCCCATGAGCAGCTCTCCGACGACCGGTACTTCATCTTCTTCAACCAGCCGAAATCGCCCGAGGAGTCCATCCAGCTCCTCGGCGCCCAGTCCGGTGACACCGAGTCCTTCCGCGTCACGCTCGACCGCGTTCCGGCAGCCATCCAGAAGCTCTCCTTCACCGCGACGCTCGACGGTCCCGGCCAGATGTCCCAGATCGGCCCGGGATACATCCGCATCGTCGCGGGCGGCGAGGAAGTGGTGAGGTACTCCTTCACCGGGTCGGAGTTCACCACCGAGCGCGCCGTGATGCTCGGCGACTTCTACCTGAAGGACGTCTGGCGCTTCGCCGCCGTCGGCCAGGGCTTCGACGGTGGTCTCGACGCGCTCCTGAAGAACTTCGGCGGCGAGGTCGCCGAGGAAGAGGCGCCGGCCGCCGCCGCACCGGCCGCCGTGCCGGGCTTCGCCCCGCCGGCCCAGGCCGCCGCGCCCCCGGCCTTCGGTGCGCCGCCCGCGCCCCAGGCCCCGCAGCCCGCTCCGTCCTTCGGAGCCCCGCCCGCGCCCACGCCGCCGCCCGCACCGCAGCAGCCGGTGCACGCGGCGCCGACGATCGCGTCCCCCCTTGCTCCCCAGATGCCCCAGGCCCCCGTGGCTCCCCAGGCCCCGGTGGCTCCGCAGGCACCCCAGGCACCCCAGGCCCCTTCCCCGTACGGCCAGCCGCCGCAGCCGCAGCCGCACCCGTCCCCGTTCGGCCAGGTCCCGGGTCAGGGCGCCCCGCCCGCCGCTCCCTTCGGCCAGCAGGCCCCCGCTCCCTACGGGCAGCCCGCGCCGGCCCCGTACGGTCAGCAGCCCCCCGTCGGCATGCCGCCGGGTGTCCCGCAGGGCGTGCCCCAGGGAGCGCCGGCCACGGGCGCGGGCCTCCAGGCGGCCCTGCAGCCGTACAAGGAGACCGCCACCGGACAGCGCTGGACCCCGCAGAACCAGCAGCTCATGCGGGTCGACCTGACCATGGGGGGAGGCGGGGTCCTGGCCCGTCAGGGCAGCATGGTGATGTACCAGGGCAAGGTGGACTTCGGGTACAAGAGTGCCGGGTTCGTCGGCCGTGCTGTGGGCAACGCCACCGGCCAGGAAATGCAGCTGATGCGCTGTACCGGACGCGGCCAGGTCTTCCTCGCCGAGGAGGGTTCGTACCTGCATCCGATCGAGCTGCAGGGTGATGCCATCTGCGTCTCCGCCGAGAACGTCCTCGCCTTCGACGAGTCGCTCCAGTACGAGGTCCGCAGGGTCGAAGGGCACGGCATCCCCGGCGGCGCCCTGTTCACCATGCAGTTCCAGGGCACCGGCACCGTGATCGTGAAGACGCACGGCACCCCGGTCGTCCTGCCGGTCACGCCCACCACGTTCGCCGACTGCAACGCGGTGGTCGCCTGGTCGGCCGCCTCCCAGGTGATCGTCTCCAGCCAGGTCCGGCTGCGCCGCAACGCGTACCCCGGACACAGCGGGGAGACCGTGAACCTCCAGTTCCGGGGAGCCCCCGGCAACTTCATCGTCGTCCAGCCCTACGAGGTCTGA
- a CDS encoding ABC1 kinase family protein, translating to MSDLPRKAVTRTAKLAALPLGFAGRATWGLGKRIGGKSAELVAREVQQRTADQLFKTLGELKGGAMKLGQALSVFESALPEEVAGPYRAALTKLQEAAPPLPARTVHGVLATRIGEDWRDFFLEFEDTPAAAASIGQVHRAVWHDGREVAVKVQYPGAGEALLSDLAQLSRFARLLGPLVPGMDVKPLIKELRDRVAEELDYELEARAQQEHAAEFEDDPDVVIPQVVHQSDQVLVTEWIDGIPLSEVIAEGTTEQRDRAGQLLARFLFSGPARTGLLHADPHPGNFRLLPPAAQDAGHTEGDGGPVGSWRLGVLDFGTVDRLPGGLPRNIGDCLRLTLEGDAARVYGLLREEGFVKESIELDPDAVLDYLLPIIEPTRVEEFTFSRGWIREQAARIADPRSPAHQLGKQLNLPPSYVLIHRVTLSTIGVLSQLGATVRLRDELEAWLPGFLSEGTETEDTETVDTGAAGSGAADSEYTEEEGEPEGEPVQA from the coding sequence ATGTCTGATCTTCCCCGGAAGGCGGTTACGCGTACGGCCAAGCTGGCCGCGCTTCCGCTCGGCTTCGCCGGCCGTGCCACATGGGGGCTGGGCAAGCGGATCGGCGGCAAGTCGGCCGAGCTGGTCGCCCGCGAGGTGCAGCAGCGCACGGCGGACCAGCTGTTCAAGACCCTGGGCGAGCTGAAGGGCGGGGCCATGAAGCTGGGCCAGGCCCTCTCCGTCTTCGAGTCGGCTCTGCCCGAGGAGGTCGCCGGACCCTACCGGGCCGCGCTGACCAAGCTCCAGGAGGCCGCGCCGCCGCTGCCCGCGCGCACGGTCCACGGGGTTCTCGCAACACGGATCGGGGAGGACTGGCGGGACTTCTTCCTGGAGTTCGAGGACACGCCGGCGGCTGCCGCCTCGATCGGGCAGGTGCACCGGGCGGTGTGGCACGACGGCCGCGAGGTCGCCGTGAAGGTGCAGTACCCCGGCGCGGGCGAGGCATTGCTCTCCGACCTCGCCCAACTCAGCCGTTTCGCCCGGCTGCTCGGCCCGCTGGTCCCGGGGATGGACGTCAAACCGCTGATCAAGGAGTTGCGGGACCGGGTAGCGGAGGAGTTGGACTACGAGCTGGAGGCGCGGGCCCAACAGGAGCACGCGGCGGAGTTCGAGGACGACCCGGATGTGGTGATCCCTCAGGTGGTGCACCAGTCCGACCAGGTGCTGGTGACGGAGTGGATCGACGGGATCCCGCTGTCCGAGGTCATCGCGGAGGGGACGACGGAACAGCGGGACCGCGCGGGGCAGTTGCTGGCCCGCTTCCTCTTCTCCGGCCCGGCACGCACCGGGCTGCTGCACGCCGACCCGCATCCGGGCAACTTCCGGCTGCTGCCCCCGGCGGCGCAGGACGCGGGGCATACGGAGGGGGACGGCGGTCCGGTCGGGTCGTGGCGGCTGGGAGTGCTGGACTTCGGCACGGTCGACCGGCTGCCGGGCGGCCTGCCGCGGAACATCGGCGACTGCCTGCGGCTGACGCTGGAGGGCGACGCGGCGAGGGTGTACGGGCTGCTGCGCGAAGAGGGCTTCGTGAAGGAGTCGATCGAACTGGACCCGGACGCGGTGCTCGACTACCTGCTCCCGATCATCGAGCCCACGCGGGTGGAGGAGTTCACCTTCAGCCGGGGCTGGATCCGTGAACAGGCGGCCCGGATAGCCGATCCGCGCTCCCCCGCCCATCAGCTCGGCAAGCAGCTGAATCTCCCCCCGTCCTATGTCCTCATACACCGGGTCACGCTCAGCACGATCGGGGTACTGAGCCAGCTCGGCGCGACGGTCCGGCTGCGCGACGAGCTCGAAGCGTGGCTGCCGGGGTTCCTCTCGGAAGGCACGGAGACGGAAGACACGGAGACGGTGGACACGGGGGCCGCGGGCTCGGGGGCGGCGGACTCGGAGTACACCGAGGAGGAGGGCGAGCCGGAAGGGGAGCCCGTCCAGGCGTAA